CTGGCCTACTCGGTGATCCTCGACGCGCTGGCGATCCCGCTGACGCTGATGCTGATCGGGTTGATTTTCCGCGGCGTGGCCTTCGAATTTCGCTTCAAGGCGAAGCCGGAGAAACGCCATATCTGGGACAAAGCGTTCATCTGGGGTTCGATCTTCGCCACCTTCAGTCAGGGCGTAGTGGTAGGCGCCGTGATCAACGGCTTCCCGGTCGAAGGCCGCACCTACGCCGGTGGCGCGCTGGACTGGCTGACGCCGTTCGCACTGTTCTGCGGACTGGGTCTGGTGGTGACCTACGCCCTGCTCGGCTGCACCTGGCTGGTGATGAAAACCGCAGGTGACCTGCAGGCGCGCATGTATCATCTGGCGACGCCGCTGCTGGCGATCCTGTTGCTGGTGCTGGCTGCGGTCAGCATCTGGACGCCGATCGCGCATCCGGAAATCGCCGCCCGCTGGTTTACGCTGCCGAACCTGTTCTGGCTACTGCCGGTGCCGGTGCTGGTGCTGCTCAGCGCCTGGGGGATTCAACGCGGGGTGAAACGCGGCGCGCACTACTCGCCATTCATGCTGACGCTGCTGCTGGTGTTCCTCGGCCTGAGCGGGCTTGGCATCAGCATTTGGCCGCACTTGATCCCGCCGGCCATCAGCCTGTGGGACGCCGCCGCCCCGCCGCAGAGCCTCGGCTTTATGCTGGTGGGTGCGCTGTTCATCATCCCGATCATTCTGGTCTACACCTTCTGGAGCTACTACGTGTTCCGCGGCAAGATCAGCCATGAACACGGCTATCACTGAGAAGGGAGGACGCTATGCAAGATAAAACGGCAGCCGTTGCTCCGGCGCCCTGGTGGAAACGCATCGGCTGGCTGGTGATCATCTGGAGCGCCAGCGTGCTGGGGCTGTTCGTGGTCGCCTCGCTGTTCCGCCTGCTGATGACCGCGGCAGGCATGAAGTCGCATTGACGCGGCGCCTTATCTGGCCGCGCTGTTGGGAAAGTAGAAGGATACCACCAGCGTGACCAGCGGCAAGGCGCCGATCTTCACCAGTTCGAACGCTTGCCTCAGCGCTTCGTTTTTCTCCCAATACGCGTGGGCGGCGAATACGCCCACGCTGACCACGAAGATCCCGCACAGCACCTGGCGCGCCAGGCGCAGCCGCTCCATTTCGTCGAAGACCAAGACCTGCTCCAGATAAACCTGGCTAGCCTCATCGCACAGATTATGGCTTTCGATGTTCATGGGAAGATCTCCACGACCCGCCCCACCGCTTCAAGCTGTTCACCATTTTCCCGTACAATGCCAAGTGAAGTACCATCCTGTTTCATCCAGTACTTATCGGCAATGGTAATCAGTGCAAACGCCATTTTGA
The sequence above is drawn from the Serratia sp. FDAARGOS_506 genome and encodes:
- the cydB gene encoding cytochrome d ubiquinol oxidase subunit II; this translates as MGIDLPLIWFVIIVFSTMMYVVMDGFDLGIGILFPWVKESGDRDLMMNTVAPVWDGNETWLVLGGAALFGAFPLAYSVILDALAIPLTLMLIGLIFRGVAFEFRFKAKPEKRHIWDKAFIWGSIFATFSQGVVVGAVINGFPVEGRTYAGGALDWLTPFALFCGLGLVVTYALLGCTWLVMKTAGDLQARMYHLATPLLAILLLVLAAVSIWTPIAHPEIAARWFTLPNLFWLLPVPVLVLLSAWGIQRGVKRGAHYSPFMLTLLLVFLGLSGLGISIWPHLIPPAISLWDAAAPPQSLGFMLVGALFIIPIILVYTFWSYYVFRGKISHEHGYH
- a CDS encoding DUF2474 domain-containing protein, yielding MQDKTAAVAPAPWWKRIGWLVIIWSASVLGLFVVASLFRLLMTAAGMKSH